Genomic window (Drosophila sulfurigaster albostrigata strain 15112-1811.04 chromosome 2R, ASM2355843v2, whole genome shotgun sequence):
ATTAAAAAATAGTtgtttttagatttattaGAGTAGATAACAAGGGGGGAGGATAGAGCAATTTAGTCTGTTTATGAattctttcttactttttgGGTTGAGGTACTCACTATGTATACATCTGAAATATTATCGTCGGGGTAATATTCATCCTTTTCTTACTTCATAAATTTACTTCAACTCACAACTTTTCTAAAAATTCGTTATTATTTATCTACTACTAATTGTTCAGGTTTTTAAAACACtcttaatatacatacattcaatGTACACGCCTATGTTTtcttaaattagtttaattttttgttatatttctaATTCTTCTCGTAATATGACTGGCAAGAAAAGCACTTTGCAAAACGTTGTAAGAAATATAACCCTAACAGTCCGACTTCATAACTATCAATTTGTGCACTAAAACATTCACTTCATTCTGTATTTAGGCTCGTCGGAAGAGGGACTCGACATGATCGGTCTGAGCAATGGCACAAACAGCCTGAACAGCAGCACTGGAGGAGGCGGTCCATTGACGCCACAGCAACTTCTTATGCAGCAGCAGAACAAAACACAGCCCTCTCGCAGCAACACCGCGCTACACGTTTGCTGGCATCGTGGCGCCACCGTTGGGCTGGGAGATCATCTCATCGCTGCGGAGCATCAGCTCTCCGGCTATCTGCTGCGTAAATTCAAAAACAGCTCTGGATGGCAGAAACTCTGGGTAGTTTTTACCTCGTTTTGTTTGTACTTCTACAAGAGCTATCAGGATGAGTTTGCGCTGGCCAGTCTACCACTACTTGGGTACACGGTCGGACCTCCAGGTCATCAGGATGCGGTTCAAAAGGAGTTTGTTTTTAAGCTCTCCTTCAAGAATCACGTTTATTTCTTTAGAGCAGAGAgcgcacatacatataacagGTATTTTCCCTCACATAtagagtaaaaataaaaacatttccaATAATACATAACTTTTTCCTAGATGGCTGGAAGTGCTACGCAGTACTACTCAAACCCAGGACTTCAAAAACATACATAGTCATGCATCCAGCAATTAGACTAAATGAAATCCCGAAGTGAACCATTGTGCAATTCCATGGAAATGGCAGAAGCTGTATCTCCGCAAAGAAATGCCTTTagtattctatatattttttatatacaacatATACACCACATAAAAGATTCCCGATTATATTACTTGACTCTTAAGCTAGTACTGGAGCtcttcaaattaaaagtttttcaacttATTGTATTCTTTTAGCTCTACATCTTCCATGTATATAGTTtctcgtattttatttttattgtcatgTTCTGTGTTGGTCCCTATTTTACTCTACACATTATATTTTGTCAAAACTGCGCTAAGTGCcttataatttcatatatatatgatttttCTAATTCATTCGGtgtcaaatattgaaataattctacatatattaaaattattaataattaaaaatgaaaagaaatcatATCAAATTGaagtacaattttaatttgtttatgataaattaaatattgccTTACGACACGATAAAACGATttcattgttttcaattttaaacaaatttaacaaactaAGCATAAGTCATTATCTTTAAtagtatttaacaaattaatatattttgcaaatatacgagcatttttaatcaaaaactacgtagcaaaaacaatttaattacaacaaGTAAAAATCGTAGGCAGAAGAAGAATGAAGGAATAGTCTTTAAAAGCCATTAAAATTTGTGGTTTGACCTAAATGTGTTAACTATTATGAACAATAGATGTTGGAAACGCAAATacattgtaaattattatatttaatcgCATATTTCAATATGCtgaatcaattttatttaaatttattgttgataTTTATCATCCAtcatttacttaatttttatcaCCATCAGTAacagaaaatgcaattttgacaAAATAGCTATTCTCACTGCAGGGtgcaatattgatttaatgaGAAGGAAATTCGTTATCAAACAACGATGGACATAGGAATCTCAAAGTGTGATATGCTGCTATTGGTCAGAAGCTGACAATTTTCCCCGctgacttatttatttaacaactgATCGACttgtagaatattttaaattttaatgtcttTACTGGTGGCTAATCTCGCAGCTATGGCTTAAAAAGCATTATTAAATGATCGAGTTGCTGGTACCAATGATGTGTGcttctttacattttatattagcCTTTAAAgcaaagtattatttatatctttGACTTCAAATTGTacgatttttgttttccaatCGAACCTAAAGATTAAATTTCGAGTAAACTTTCAATATGTTGCGAACCAATGGGAAAATGTAGTTATTTGACTTTCAATAGTGTGAGACACTTTGGGTATTGTAATCTTCCAGAGGCACTATTTTACCATTGCCACTATGggaacaataaaattaaaggaAAAGCTCATTTCAAGCACACTAAATGTCATGGAATTTGACATGGACAGTAGAAAAATCGAcaaatttgtagtttttatCATTTCGCAATTTCTGTCCTCAtagagcaattaaaatgtctcaaagcaaatatgtatgttcGAGTACatgtaaaagaaaaactaaaccGATTAACCTGGAAATTCCTGCTTGAAAGAATAGAAACGGAaatagtaatttattttatagttctTTATTGATAATTTGAAATCTATAAGGTAAATTGTTATCATTTGCTTCATTTTActgcttgttgttcttgttgttgtatttatttttattaattttatattattttaatttgtgttttctCAATATCAAGAGCTCTAAAAGGATTGCAAAACTttatttgaatacaatttgaaatatgaaattaaaaaacaacatgCCGCTATAAGGGGATTATCCATATACATTTACATGATGCTCAGAGCATCATTAGCATTACCATTATCGTTATCAATTATCAATATCATAATCATCGTTCCACAATTATGGTTAGCATAGTCATCATCTCAACACAAAGTGCCAAAGTGGAGGGTCTTAGCAAAAGGAACAGCAATTTGAAAACGAATTAGAACGATCGATTGTAAGAATACGCTTAAAAACTATTAactaaataatgaaatgcccTGGCCTAGACGCATTGGTGTGTGGGTAATTTTTTGAGTGTATGTGTCGGTGTTAATATTTTAGCATGTGGCAAATGGCAGTTATGAGGTGTTTAATCTAAATACTAAGCATACACAATGGTCATTTTGTCATGGTCGGGTAGAGTGGCGATTGCAGTAAGATATTGCATTGATTATCACtcattgaaatgaaaagattACACGATCTGGGGATGGATTGAATTGGTCACAGGGTAGAGATTTTAAggatgtacatacatatatatggtatttatatagttatacagttttatttctttctacTTTGATAGACATATCATAGAtccaatttaattcaattgcatgCTAACAActaacattaaattttaattttaattagaaattttgGCTTCGTATCGTTGGTGTCCTTCAACTTTTAGCCAATTGTATTATTAACCGAATATTAGGTAGCTTGTGCGAATAATCAATCATCATATTACATATTAAGATTTTCAGCTTACTCACTGGCAGCCTGCTAATTAAAATAGCTGaacatataattatatgtatgtatatatttgtgtatttgcaaTCAATGCTTGATTCTAATTCTGTTGTGTTGATCTCGGCTTTATCGTCTATGAATGTACGAATATGTgtgagctataattttttaatttgttgatagcaatttaaaatgaaactatTTCACGCAGTAAATTTGCCAActagttttataaatttttttattattattcttaataacTTTTCTTTCTGCTGCTATTTGAATTATAACATTGAAttctttttgtgttattaatattattgttagcTTATAAGAGGCTTTTTAGGTGATATATCTATTGATGTCGGTTGAAGTAGTTTGCTGCTTCAGTGGGTTGGTtgatgttcttgttgctgaTGCTTCTTGTCGCGTGTCTACGATTAAAACATTTCgccgaaaatataaaatgcccTGTTTTACgggtctctctgtgtgtgtatgtttgtgtgcaaGGGTATGCGGTATATGtggactgtctgtctgtgtgtgtgtgtgtgttaggcGATATTACAATTTCATAGCATTAtaactattataaatatatctgatattatttaatttaaacttgtttatattattgcatgttgttgtttttcgccGCAAGTTATCGCTGCTACAACTGCctctgccgttgttgttgtagacgctcctgctgctgcttctgctgttgttgttgctgctgctaatattattgttgttgctgttgttgttgctgttgatgttaaCTGTGTGGGCGCATGGCTAATCGATGAAACTTTGCTCCACACAGGCTTTCACACGCTTCTCATACTCACGGCGATTCTCTTTATAAAGCTGGGCGGCTGTTGAGTTGGCCGGTGAGTTGGGATTGGGATCGCTCAGCAGTGACTATAAATAAGATGTATAAGAGTAAATTTCAGCATTTCAAGATATGATTgttataaaatagaaatgctCACCTGTATGGATGTTAATATTGCCGACACATCGTATGTGGGACTCCAGCGATTTTGCAATATATCCAAGCATATGCCACCATCTGCATAAACGTTTGGATGAAATACTTTCGATACGAATCGAACTGTTGGCGGTTTATTTGGGTATTCTTCCGTAAATTCTATGGTTAACTTAAAGGTACCATCTTCGAATGGAGTATCGTGTGGACCAAAAATCACAGCATTCCATAtcataatattattatctGTTGGTGCACCCGAAACACCCGTTGGTGGGTCCTCCTGAAGTCTGCAAATAAGAATCATAATCACAGATTGTCACATTGTTGTTCTTGATAAAAGTTTCTTAATAGTTTCAGCTCGAGTATTATATCTTCACATCCATGAAAATCAGTAGATTGTTCTCCTTACATTCTTAAATCTTCTTAAAACAATGCCTTGTGAAACGGTAAACAATTTAAGAGgcaaatatatactataaacatatatgcatgtatgacCAACCAATCATGAGTGTCTTTGTCTATATACAATGATTTACACATACATGTAAATATGtgactatatatgtatgtatattttgacgCTGTCATGTTTATAAGATATTTCCTCTTCgcagtagttgttgttgcattcaACAGCTGCTTTTGTGTATTGTGAGTTCATTAAGCCACGCGCGTCACCACATGTCTACTTATTACAAATCAATGTTtttagaatataatttttttaatttatgcagtcAAAGGTTAAAGCATTTTTGTTCATCTGGTGCTTACTACGATTTTTATCCCAAATCCTTTCTATTAGTTTTAAGCTCCCAGGAACCTTACTCAAATGTAGGTCAAGCAGacatgcatacacaaaaatgagcgtgtgtgtgagtgtgaaacAACTACAAGAAACTGAACCCACAAGAAGCGATGCCCAACAACCAAGGAGACTAACCAACAACCAACCGCACCCTTCAGTCGGCTAAATCAATACAAATGACAAAgcttaaaatgaaatcatcgattaaacagcagcagcaacaacaataacatacgcaatgaaaaagcaaaacaaaacagtagACGATAAATGctgataaacaaaacaatttctgCGGCatagattgttgttgttgcgggtGGGAGGTTAGCTGGTGAGTTTTGCTGATTCAAAGTCCTGCTGCCTTGAAGCAGCCTTGACATTTACTGGACCTGCTGCTCGTGGTGAACGCAACTTTGTAATGCTCTCATAGCGtgcatttagtattttgtacaaTCAAATTGATTCATCATTTGTCAGGAAGTGCAGAAGTCGAGCAAACTAACAAAGTCGAATGGTGAAAAATATCCCACACATCGTTGAATGAAATTCCAATAAGaaggcgctgctgctgcgctgctgctctGCTTGCGTTGCTGCTTTGGGGCAGAGAGTATGAGTCAACAAGGTTAAGTGAGCGCTGTCAAATGACGGAAGATGGTGAAACAGAGATGCGAGGCGTGTACGGGAGCCAGGATGAG
Coding sequences:
- the LOC133838279 gene encoding ubiquitin-conjugating enzyme E2-17 kDa, with translation MSTPARRRLMRDFKRLQEDPPTGVSGAPTDNNIMIWNAVIFGPHDTPFEDGTFKLTIEFTEEYPNKPPTVRFVSKVFHPNVYADGGICLDILQNRWSPTYDVSAILTSIQSLLSDPNPNSPANSTAAQLYKENRREYEKRVKACVEQSFID